Part of the Prunus dulcis unplaced genomic scaffold, ALMONDv2, whole genome shotgun sequence genome, AAACTCATTGTCATTGATTCCATTGTTGCATTGTTCCGATCACAGTATCAGACAACACCGGCAGATTTGAAACGGCGGTCTGAAATGTTCTTCAACATATCCGGGACATTGAAGGGTTTAGCAAATAAGTTTGGGTTGGCGGTGGTTGTCACCAACCAAGTGGTGGATTTTATTGGGCCACATGATAAAGTGAATGGGGTGAGGTTGGGAAACTTGGAGTCCCTGGACACATCAGGCAGAGGGTGAGTCCAGCTTTGGGACTGGCTTGGGCACATTGCATAAATTCAAGAGTGTTCTTGGCAAGACATGAGCAATCTATTGAGGTTAACATTCGTAATGCTCCTTCAACAAGTATATGTAGTCAAACACATAGGACATTTCACCTTGTATTTGCCCCACATCTGGCCTATGCATCGGCCGAACTTGTAATCAGAAAAGAAGGTATAGTCGGAGTATCACAGTAACTGTGTAATATAGGAATTCTAAGAACTTTAATGTTTTGGATCCATTTGGAATTACATTCCAGTCCCTTTAATTTCGCACTGAAATTATAATAGCAATCTGGAAGCAGTACTAGTACAATAAAAGTTCAATATAATAGCAATCTGTCAGCAATACAGCATGCCGTAGCAATGCAACCCAAATTATgcaattttaaaagaattcccattcaacataacacgaaacccaccacaaataaaagtaGAGTTTACATGACCTACCAAAGCAACACAAATCATATTGTCTAAGATACATTGAGCAATGGAATATTGTTTTTACAGGTGCTTTTATTGTGGCCTGCGGAATCGCATCTTGAGCACTTTCTTCTAATGGTGCCCTCTCCTTGCGAGGAATTCTTATCTTCTTTCGTCTGCCTGGCATGACCCTTGCCATGGGAGGTAGCACAACTCGACTTTGAACATCTTCAGGAATATCCCACATTCCGTGAGGTTGTACCGGGTAGATGCTATCCGAATAAGCATCCATCCAGGTTTTCCGAGTGTAATACCGAGAAGCCTTTGAGTATACATTTACTTTCAAGAAGCGGCGAACTGCAACTACATGCTTGCAATGTAGCTGCTCAAGCTGAAACTTTCTACAACTACAACTGTTGTTCGTCAAATCTACGAGGCCGTCCATATCACCGTCCAAAACATTAAACTGTGCATTATTAACTTTAACCACATTCATCCTTGCAGCATCCTCCAACCTGTTCCTCAACTTCTTCTCTCCAAAATTGGGGCACAATTTTGTTGTGCAATTCAAAGCCAACTCACGACGTTCGGTGAACCATTTCACAAGGACATTAACAATTTCCCCTATCAAATGAACCACTGGCAGCATCCTTGCAAACCTAAGGACTAAGTTGATTGACTTTGCAATATTTGTTGTCATTACATTGTAGCGGCATCCATCCATGTGAGCTCTAGACCACTTATGTAACCCTGCCTCTTCAAGATATTGAGCAACATGTTCCTTTCGCTTGATCTTGCGAAAATGACAATCAAATTCAGCAATGGAATAAGATTTCGCAGCCTGCTCAGAGTGCATAAGTATGTGATCACGCTTTTTCAACTTGCAAGTGCATTTCATGTTCTTCTTCATATGATAACAGCATATGCCATGTTGTGCAGTTGGAAAAATTTTGTTCCACACATTCTCTATGCTAACATTGCGATTAGAAATAATAACAAGATTGGGACACTCACAAATGGCTTCATGAAGTTTAGTGAAAAACCAATGCCATGATGCATCCGTCTCCAAATCCCAGATCCCAAAAGCAAGAGGATATATATTTCGATTACCATCGAATGCATTTGCTACAAACATAACACCCTTGTACTTGGATTTTAAATGAGTGACATCCACGGCTATCACTGGGTGCATGGAAGAACGGAACCCTCTAATACATGCGCCAACcgccataaataaatacacaaagtGATTGTTCTCATCAGTTTGGATGTGTGTTTTTGTGCCGGGATTCATACGCTCCAATTCATAGCAATAagctggaaggatataatatgCCTCCTCCGCTGATCCTCTAATGGACAATAGAGCTAACTACCTTGCTTTCCAAGCTTTCGAATAATGGATGGTGCAACCAAAGTTGTGTTTCACATCTCTCATAATGTCACTTGGTGTGTATATTGTCCGACAATCCTTCAACTTCCTTTTAAGTGAACTGGCTACAAGTGCTGCGGTTGCTTGACGATGCTTGTCACTTACAAACCTCAAATCACATTCATGGACAGTTGTACACCTCACAATCATGAAGCTGTATTCTCCAATTCTCGATGCTTGGACCCGCCATGGGCATGGACGTTGAGaacaaaccacaagcaacctCTTAGTGCAAGAGAATTGCACCTTAAATTCAAAGTGGCCTCTTAATGCCGTCAACCGTACCTCCGTCAACAATGTTTTCttactagagaaaatttgGCCAACTGTAATTTTCGGATTCCAATCGCTTCGTGAAAACCCGCTGTCCAAATatgcttcttcatcttttacaCCGACTGCATTATACCGAtttttttcacccatttgACTCCAATAATGTTGACGAGTGGGTTCAGATTCTCCTCCTAAACGCATTTTTGGCAACTGGCCAGCTGTGTTCGAGCACCCCAAATTAGGAGGGGCAGAGTACACTgacacttcatttctttcagcaccattatcaccaccatgcatctcctccacctcgctaaaatcaatcatatcCATAAAATCTGTCCCTACTTCACCTCCCAAATCAGTGACATTTGTATTATTCCAAGTTActtcattgctttcaacaATGGCAACTGAAGAATGACCCATCCGACTACTATCTGTCGCGATATGCATACTATGAACTACATCATTTGTCAGTCCTTTATCTTCTATACTCACGAGTAAGGGAGCTAGTTTTGAAGGTGTTACCTCGGAATtgtacttcataaaaaaattgacatcatCATCGCCCTCAATCTTTATGTGCTTCCACTCATTCGAGGCCACCAAAACTGAGAATTTTAAGCAAATCTTGTCTTCCCTGATGTTTGTATTACCAATCTGATGCACACGGTCCAACAGTTCAGAAAATTTGATGGTCCGTGGAACTATTAAGCCTTTTGAGTCACCCCCTTCGTATTTGCACATCTTCTTCGAGGtgacccattttccattgtagcacacgagaataacaattgtctccatttctgaccatgacaaaacaacatttcattcacacaataatataaccacaataaacatacaatagaatagcaatataaccacaatataGCGGCAATATAGCAGCAATATAGAGGCACTATAATAgcaatataacagcaatacGACTGTAAAATAAGAGGAACACAACCACTGTACACTGGTAACACATCAGAATCTCACTATACAGATCTACTACATCAAATCGAAAATCCCAAGTTTGAAGATTCACATATCCAGACCAATCTAAATGGAATTGGTACAAACCCAGATGAATGAGcatgaatattcaacaaaacctaacccaaagacattaaagccaaaacgaatttaacacaaacccaaacaatcaaactataactcatttcacataatcccactgatattaacaaaataaccatGAACAATACCTTTTCGGGGTCGGCAATCCACTACAGATTCAACGTTGCAAGCAGCTATTCAGAAGACATTGCTGAAGGgaagggttcgcgattccaaacaaaacaaaccgAATCCGAGTAAAGGGGAGAAGGAAGCTCGCAGTGGtaaatgaaaagaaacaaaaagaacagaaaagcAGGGGTTGTGCTGGAAGTAGAAgatagagagagccaagaCAGACCCAGAGAGCTGTGATAGACAGctaccaaagagaaagagagatgtgccagagagagagagctgtgtGACCTAAGAGAACAGACCAAATTTCTGAACTtgtgaaaaatcagcaataaAGGTAcaatcattttatatttataggtgatagttccaaattttttaaaaaagggtggtattttcagttaGAATTATGAAAATGGTGGCATTTTGGGCTATTtccctattttttttaatagggttttttttttttttttttttgggggggctACAGTTAACAAGGGGAGGGGAAAACTCACACACATGTAGGATTTTCAGCTGTTTTACCCCCTAAAATATGACCTTAaaggccagtttggcattgatGTGCTGTGAAAAATAATCGTTGTCAGATCGTTGTCAGATTTACTGTGAAAGAGATTaactatgaaaaaaaaacagtttggCGTTCGGTAAAAAAGTTTTTGTTATTGGTACTAATTTCCgaataatcagaaaatgattgccgcataatcattaGGATTAATTACAGTTTAGTACCCTGTAGTTACAACCTTAAGGCATGTTAGTCCCTGTCTTTTCGATTTTTACAATCGCATACCCCGAACTTGTAAATTTGTTACAATCCGATTCCACCGTTAGGGTTTCCAGTAAATTTGTTACAATCCGATTCAACCCTATACCAGTAATCAATCCTACCAATGTGCCCCAAATACATAGCCATGCAGTCTATTTCAGTTAAAGACATCTTGTCTTTATCCACATAATCAAAGTATGTAACAGTTCCATCCACATAGTACTTGTGTATCAGTCTTCCACCATGGTGCATTCGAATGCTAAATAAGCAATCATTGTTTGCATACATAGATGATCCAACATTAGGCTATTGTTACACATTGCATGGATTTATAGACATACACAGAAATCACCAACTAAACAATTACCACACAGAAAAATCC contains:
- the LOC117613529 gene encoding uncharacterized protein LOC117613529 — encoded protein: MRLGGESEPTRQHYWSQMGEKNRYNAVGVKDEEAYLDSGFSRSDWNPKITVGQIFSSKKTLLTEVRLTALRGHFEFKVQFSCTKRLLVVCSQRPCPWRVQASRIGEYSFMIVRCTTVHECDLRFVSDKHRQATAALVASSLKRKLKDCRTIYTPSDIMRDVKHNFGCTIHYSKAWKARGFRSSMHPVIAVDVTHLKSKYKGVMFVANAFDGNRNIYPLAFGIWDLETDASWHWFFTKLHEAICECPNLVIISNRNVSIENVWNKIFPTAQHGICCYHMKKNMKCTCKLKKRDHILMHSEQAAKSYSIAEFDCHFRKIKRKEHVAQYLEEAGLHKWSRAHMDGCRYNVMTTNIAKSINLVLRFARMLPVVHLIGEIVNVLVKWFTERRELALNCTTKLCPNFGEKKLRNRLEDAARMNVVKVNNAQFNVLDGDMDGLVDLTNNSCSCRKFQLEQLHCKHVVAVRRFLKVNVYSKASRYYTRKTWMDAYSDSIYPVQPHGMWDIPEDVQSRVVLPPMARVMPGRRKKIRIPRKERAPLEESAQDAIPQATIKAPVM